The proteins below are encoded in one region of Campylobacter rectus:
- a CDS encoding sulfatase-like hydrolase/transferase — MQLKPHVDDIKKQIYPYLAVPAPREPIKRKNIVYIFLESFDRAYTDEQLFPALTPKLNALKNRMEFTNIKHIRDTDFTIKGFFGAHCAANYTFAPSDELRSKNFSKNITCASEILKSLGYYTFFIKGASLTFQETDRFLSQREYCETKGKEQILAQNSAARLNEWGVQDDDMLDVAYGDFERLSEAGKPFLMGFITLSTHSPNGFISKSCEDLYYNASDARMLRAVHCTDKLISEFIEKIRSSKYGKDTIIIVQNDHPLFYSGDIGGDFGDKLKGSKDLFIIFDEDLNGEFTIDKRGTSFDTFTTVLGYLGILDEMNFGRNLLARDSLPFAADSEFFNNASKVFTKISYEEAAKVQKSGVAK, encoded by the coding sequence TTGCAGCTAAAACCTCACGTAGACGATATAAAAAAGCAAATTTATCCGTATCTTGCCGTTCCGGCTCCTCGAGAGCCTATCAAGAGAAAAAATATCGTTTATATTTTTTTAGAAAGTTTTGATAGAGCATATACGGATGAGCAGCTGTTTCCAGCTCTTACGCCGAAACTAAATGCATTAAAAAATAGAATGGAATTTACAAATATCAAGCATATACGCGACACCGATTTTACGATTAAAGGGTTTTTTGGGGCGCATTGCGCAGCAAACTATACTTTTGCTCCAAGCGATGAGCTGAGGTCTAAGAATTTTAGCAAAAACATAACCTGTGCAAGCGAAATTTTAAAATCTTTGGGGTACTATACATTTTTCATCAAAGGTGCAAGCTTAACCTTTCAAGAGACGGACAGGTTTTTAAGTCAGCGCGAATACTGTGAAACAAAAGGCAAGGAGCAAATTTTAGCGCAAAATAGTGCTGCACGGTTAAATGAGTGGGGTGTGCAGGATGATGATATGTTAGACGTCGCTTACGGTGATTTTGAGCGTTTAAGCGAGGCAGGAAAGCCTTTTTTGATGGGATTTATCACTCTTTCCACACACTCGCCAAACGGATTTATATCGAAGTCATGCGAGGATTTGTACTATAACGCAAGCGATGCTCGGATGCTTAGAGCAGTGCACTGCACCGATAAACTGATAAGCGAATTTATCGAAAAAATACGTTCTAGCAAATATGGCAAAGATACGATTATTATCGTGCAAAACGATCATCCTCTTTTTTACTCGGGCGATATCGGTGGCGATTTTGGCGACAAACTAAAGGGTTCAAAAGATTTATTTATCATATTTGATGAGGATTTGAACGGGGAATTTACGATAGATAAAAGAGGCACCTCATTTGATACTTTTACTACCGTGCTTGGGTATTTGGGCATATTGGACGAGATGAATTTCGGTAGAAATTTACTTGCAAGAGATAGCCTTCCTTTTGCAGCGGATAGTGAGTTTTTTAATAACGCCAGCAAGGTATTTACTAAAATTTCATATGAGGAAGCCGCAAAAGTTCAAAAATCAGGAGTTGCCAAATAA
- the cysE gene encoding serine O-acetyltransferase has product MGLIAEINELVATVKEKDPSVASCGYGAILINTPGIHAVFFHRFAHFLYVKNWCFMARFISQISRLLTGIEIHPGAKIGRRLFIDHGMGVVIGETAEVGDDVLIYHQVTLGGTGKECCKRHPTVKNGVTIAAGAKVLGNILIGENAKIGANSVVLKDVPDNATVVGIPARIVRINGERVGE; this is encoded by the coding sequence TTGGGACTGATCGCCGAGATAAATGAGCTGGTCGCGACCGTAAAGGAAAAAGACCCGTCGGTGGCCTCGTGCGGCTACGGAGCCATCCTTATCAATACCCCGGGCATCCACGCCGTCTTTTTTCATAGATTTGCGCATTTTTTATACGTTAAAAATTGGTGTTTTATGGCGCGCTTTATCTCGCAAATTTCGCGACTTTTGACGGGTATCGAGATACATCCGGGCGCCAAGATCGGCAGGCGGCTTTTTATCGATCACGGTATGGGCGTGGTTATCGGCGAGACGGCCGAAGTGGGCGATGATGTGTTGATCTATCATCAAGTGACCTTAGGCGGCACGGGCAAAGAGTGCTGCAAGCGCCACCCGACCGTAAAAAACGGCGTCACGATAGCAGCCGGCGCAAAGGTGCTGGGAAACATCCTAATCGGCGAAAACGCCAAAATAGGCGCAAACTCGGTCGTGCTAAAAGACGTACCTGATAACGCCACGGTCGTAGGCATCCCCGCTAGGATCGTGCGAATAAACGGCGAACGAGTCGGTGAGTAG
- a CDS encoding DEAD/DEAH box helicase has protein sequence MQSEVFEYFLNGGDAQLLVCEDDKEAIAALSAAEFAGLKVFRLPDFRAREGDDLRSFSTELFELSGELAKFYEFEGKKLLISPVCTVLNKLPGKKHLQKLTLNFGDKIDPKELAEKLLRFGYEAVGIVESEGEFCVRGEIIDIFCVGAQEPNRILLFDDEIESIRHYSTQTQISNKTELKSVEISPFIAALGEAEFKKTSEKIKEIETDALISDLKTLGFWAIEGFIDYTREFKTVLTKKFDGFERDLGEVANLPVLPAAKVYKDLSVTPNADFFELNKNKKIKVLARNEGLFNALNLSEYKNVEFVQTEAALNLVSAAEIIVSLNKFEKKKRAKKPSLVIDELKAGDYVVHEEYGIGKFTGLEKLTVLGRTREFVVIVYQNEDKLLLPVEHLNLIDRYVASSGSIAVLDRLGKANFAKIKEKVRAKLFVIASKIISLAAQRELIRGEIIEKDDAEYLNFLQNAGFAYTRDQERASSDIANDLKSGKVMDRLLSGDVGFGKTEVAMNAIFKCVKSGFQVLFFVPTTLLSSQHFKSLKERLGKFDVSVFKLDRFTSAREKAVAVKALEAGQPCVCVGTHSLLSVKPSNLGLIIIDEEHKFGVKQKEKLKEISSASHVLSMSATPIPRSLNMALSSVKGYSVLQTPPSSRLDVRTSVREWDEKAVKEAVMRELRRGGQIFYIHNHIATMPQAKKQILDIMPNLRILTLHSKIDAKTTEEEMMKFENGEYDVLLSTSIVESGIHLPNVNTIIIESANKFGIADLHQLRGRVGRSDKQAYCYFLVEDKNALSADALKRLVALESNSFLGSGSVLAYHDLEIRGGGNLVGEAQSGHIEAIGYSLYIKMLEEEINKLLNKESFESAKIDLKLSINAFLNSEFIGEDRLRLELYRRLSKCKEVAEVYEIEGEIEDRFGKPDIYTKQFLSLIIIKILAIKAGFKAISNAEQNIALTAQNGEQTRLRSKSKDDDDVIEEILIYLRKLNKGRAEK, from the coding sequence GTGCAAAGTGAGGTTTTTGAGTATTTTTTAAACGGAGGCGATGCGCAGTTGCTCGTCTGCGAAGACGATAAGGAGGCTATCGCGGCTCTTAGCGCGGCGGAATTTGCCGGGCTTAAGGTTTTTAGATTGCCCGATTTTAGAGCGCGCGAGGGCGATGATCTACGCAGCTTTAGCACCGAGCTTTTCGAGCTATCCGGGGAGCTAGCCAAATTTTACGAATTTGAGGGCAAAAAGCTCCTTATCAGCCCTGTTTGCACGGTCTTAAACAAACTTCCGGGCAAAAAACACCTACAAAAACTTACTCTAAATTTCGGCGATAAAATCGATCCAAAAGAGCTGGCCGAAAAGCTACTGCGCTTTGGCTACGAGGCGGTGGGTATCGTGGAGAGCGAGGGCGAGTTTTGCGTGCGCGGCGAGATTATCGATATTTTTTGCGTCGGTGCGCAGGAACCAAACCGCATTTTGCTTTTTGACGACGAGATAGAGAGTATCAGGCACTACAGCACGCAGACGCAAATTTCAAACAAAACCGAACTAAAAAGCGTTGAAATTTCGCCTTTTATCGCGGCTTTAGGCGAAGCCGAATTTAAAAAAACATCCGAAAAAATAAAAGAGATCGAGACCGACGCGCTAATCAGCGACCTAAAGACGCTCGGATTTTGGGCGATAGAGGGATTTATCGATTATACGCGCGAATTTAAAACGGTTTTGACGAAAAAATTTGACGGCTTTGAGCGCGATCTGGGCGAGGTGGCAAATTTGCCCGTGTTGCCCGCAGCTAAAGTTTATAAGGACTTAAGCGTAACTCCAAACGCCGATTTTTTCGAGCTTAATAAAAATAAAAAAATCAAAGTCTTAGCGCGTAACGAGGGACTTTTTAACGCATTAAATTTGAGCGAATACAAAAACGTAGAGTTTGTGCAAACCGAAGCGGCGTTAAATTTAGTCTCGGCGGCCGAAATCATCGTCTCGCTAAATAAATTTGAAAAGAAAAAGCGCGCCAAAAAACCGAGCCTAGTCATCGACGAGCTAAAGGCGGGCGACTATGTCGTGCACGAGGAGTACGGCATCGGCAAATTTACGGGGCTTGAAAAGCTAACGGTGCTAGGCAGGACGCGCGAGTTTGTCGTGATCGTTTATCAAAACGAGGACAAGCTGCTTTTGCCCGTCGAGCATCTAAATTTGATCGACAGATACGTCGCAAGCAGCGGCAGTATCGCGGTTTTAGACCGCCTAGGCAAGGCAAATTTCGCCAAGATAAAAGAAAAAGTTAGAGCCAAACTTTTCGTCATTGCCTCAAAGATTATTTCACTAGCCGCCCAGCGCGAGCTAATCCGCGGCGAAATCATCGAAAAAGACGATGCGGAGTATCTAAATTTCTTGCAAAACGCGGGCTTTGCCTACACGAGAGATCAGGAGCGCGCATCAAGCGATATCGCAAATGATCTAAAAAGTGGCAAGGTGATGGATAGGTTGCTGAGCGGCGACGTGGGATTTGGTAAAACGGAAGTTGCTATGAACGCGATATTTAAATGCGTGAAATCGGGCTTTCAGGTGCTGTTTTTCGTGCCGACGACGCTTCTTAGCTCGCAGCATTTTAAAAGCCTAAAAGAGAGGCTGGGCAAATTTGACGTTAGCGTCTTTAAACTTGACCGTTTCACGAGCGCGAGGGAAAAAGCGGTAGCCGTAAAGGCGCTGGAGGCGGGACAGCCTTGCGTTTGCGTGGGTACGCACTCGCTTTTGTCGGTTAAGCCATCAAATTTAGGCCTCATCATCATCGATGAAGAGCATAAATTCGGCGTCAAGCAAAAGGAAAAGCTAAAAGAGATTTCAAGCGCCTCGCACGTGCTATCTATGAGCGCGACCCCGATACCGCGCAGCCTAAATATGGCGCTTTCAAGCGTCAAGGGCTACTCCGTGCTGCAAACTCCGCCAAGCTCGCGCCTAGATGTGCGAACCAGCGTGCGCGAGTGGGACGAAAAGGCGGTAAAAGAGGCCGTGATGCGTGAACTGCGCCGGGGCGGGCAAATTTTTTATATCCACAACCACATCGCCACGATGCCTCAGGCAAAAAAGCAAATTTTAGACATCATGCCAAATTTACGCATTCTCACGCTACATTCCAAGATCGACGCCAAGACGACCGAAGAGGAGATGATGAAGTTTGAAAACGGCGAATACGACGTGCTACTAAGCACCAGCATCGTAGAAAGCGGCATACATCTACCAAACGTAAACACCATCATCATCGAGAGCGCGAATAAATTCGGCATCGCGGACCTGCATCAGCTACGCGGACGCGTCGGCAGGAGCGACAAGCAGGCGTATTGCTACTTCCTCGTCGAGGATAAAAACGCCCTAAGCGCAGACGCCCTAAAACGCCTCGTCGCGCTTGAGAGCAATTCGTTTTTGGGCTCTGGCAGCGTACTAGCCTACCACGATCTGGAAATCAGAGGCGGCGGCAACCTCGTCGGCGAAGCTCAAAGCGGCCATATCGAGGCAATCGGCTACTCGCTCTATATCAAGATGCTTGAAGAAGAGATAAATAAACTGCTAAACAAAGAGAGCTTTGAGAGCGCGAAAATCGACCTGAAACTTAGCATAAACGCGTTTTTAAACTCGGAGTTTATCGGAGAGGATAGGCTGCGCCTAGAGCTATATAGGCGGCTTAGCAAGTGCAAAGAGGTCGCCGAGGTTTATGAGATAGAGGGCGAGATAGAGGATAGATTCGGCAAGCCCGATATCTACACCAAGCAGTTTTTAAGCCTCATTATAATTAAAATTTTAGCTATAAAAGCGGGCTTTAAAGCTATCTCAAACGCCGAGCAAAACATCGCGTTAACCGCGCAAAACGGCGAACAAACGAGATTAAGGTCAAAGAGCAAAGACGATGACGACGTGATAGAGGAGATCTTAATCTATCTTAGAAAACTAAATAAAGGACGGGCGGAAAAATGA
- a CDS encoding Gfo/Idh/MocA family protein produces MLKFALIGLGVMGKNHYRALQNVAGVQIIALCDPFSKENFAQKIYLGLDEMLENENLDAAVIATPTSLHKEAALKCMRKGLNLLIEKPVCANAADAQILLDEAKRQDIKVAVGHVERFNPAIAALKKELENEEIYNVQITRNAPFPQRIADVGILADLAVHDIDLIRFLSGKEIKSADIKCSRKIHAKFEDNAVLSFELEGEITALIATSWLAHRRKRTVEVACKGAVYEADLLNQSLVKFSEFDASSYKTQNIFVKRADPLTSELEDFVRLLGGEQSAGASIEDSLKTLKIIENAS; encoded by the coding sequence ATGCTTAAATTTGCGCTCATAGGTCTTGGCGTCATGGGCAAAAACCACTACCGCGCGCTGCAAAACGTCGCGGGCGTGCAGATAATCGCGCTTTGCGATCCGTTTAGCAAGGAAAATTTCGCGCAAAAAATTTACTTGGGTCTTGACGAGATGCTAGAGAACGAAAATTTAGACGCCGCCGTCATCGCTACGCCGACCTCGCTACATAAAGAAGCGGCGCTAAAATGCATGCGAAAGGGGCTAAATTTGCTTATAGAAAAGCCCGTTTGCGCAAATGCCGCAGATGCTCAAATTTTACTTGACGAAGCTAAGCGGCAAGATATAAAGGTAGCCGTCGGGCACGTCGAGCGCTTTAACCCCGCGATCGCGGCTCTAAAAAAAGAGCTTGAAAACGAGGAAATTTATAACGTGCAAATAACCAGAAACGCGCCCTTTCCGCAGCGAATCGCGGATGTGGGCATACTGGCCGATCTAGCCGTGCACGATATCGATCTCATTAGGTTTTTAAGCGGCAAAGAGATAAAAAGCGCCGATATAAAATGCTCGCGCAAAATCCACGCTAAATTTGAAGATAACGCGGTTTTGTCGTTTGAGCTTGAGGGCGAGATAACGGCTCTAATCGCTACTAGCTGGCTAGCGCACAGACGCAAAAGAACGGTCGAGGTCGCGTGTAAGGGGGCAGTTTACGAGGCTGATTTGCTAAATCAAAGCCTCGTTAAATTTAGCGAATTTGACGCTAGCTCGTATAAAACGCAAAATATATTCGTCAAAAGAGCTGATCCGCTAACAAGCGAACTAGAGGACTTCGTGCGTCTTTTAGGCGGTGAGCAAAGCGCGGGCGCTAGCATAGAAGACAGCCTAAAAACGCTAAAAATCATAGAGAATGCGAGCTAA
- a CDS encoding DegT/DnrJ/EryC1/StrS family aminotransferase has translation MKINFINLQAQYQKYKNEIDEQIKEVLDSSVYIGGKVGELEENLAKFSGAKHAIACSSGTDALLLAFMALDIKPGDEIITTPFTFIATAEMIAFLGAKPVFVDIDEKTYNIDPNLIEAKITPKTKAIVPVSLFGQAAGMAAINAVAQKHGLTVVEDAAQSFGASQNGVKSCNLSRIATTSFFPAKPLGCYGDGGAIFTDDDALNEKIHILLNHGQSERYIHKYVGINGRLDAIQAGILNVKLKYLDAEIAKRQEIAARYTSELKGVVTPFVAEGNVSAWAQYCIRVKDRAKMLEICAQKGVPTGVYYPVPLHLQEVFKDLGYKLGDFAVSEAVAQDIMALPMSAFVTKEEQDYVIEVINNA, from the coding sequence ATGAAGATAAATTTTATAAATTTACAAGCTCAGTATCAAAAATACAAAAACGAAATCGACGAGCAGATCAAAGAGGTGCTAGATAGCTCGGTCTATATCGGCGGCAAGGTCGGCGAGCTGGAGGAAAATCTGGCTAAATTTAGCGGCGCAAAGCATGCTATAGCTTGTAGTAGCGGCACGGACGCGCTACTACTTGCCTTTATGGCGCTTGATATAAAGCCCGGCGACGAGATCATCACGACGCCTTTTACCTTTATCGCTACGGCCGAGATGATAGCGTTTTTGGGCGCGAAGCCCGTGTTCGTCGATATCGACGAGAAGACGTATAACATAGACCCAAATTTGATCGAGGCAAAGATCACGCCAAAGACCAAGGCTATCGTGCCGGTGTCGCTTTTTGGGCAGGCGGCGGGTATGGCGGCGATAAATGCCGTCGCGCAAAAGCACGGCCTAACCGTCGTCGAGGACGCGGCACAAAGCTTTGGCGCGAGCCAAAACGGCGTAAAGTCCTGCAACCTCTCGCGCATCGCTACGACCTCGTTTTTCCCCGCTAAGCCGCTTGGCTGCTACGGCGATGGCGGCGCGATATTTACGGACGACGACGCCCTAAACGAAAAGATACACATCCTGCTAAACCACGGTCAGTCCGAGCGCTACATCCACAAATACGTCGGCATAAACGGCAGACTCGACGCCATCCAGGCGGGCATTTTAAACGTCAAGCTAAAGTACCTTGACGCCGAAATCGCAAAACGCCAAGAGATCGCGGCGAGATATACTAGCGAGCTAAAAGGCGTCGTAACGCCTTTTGTTGCGGAGGGTAACGTATCGGCGTGGGCGCAGTACTGCATCCGCGTAAAAGATAGAGCGAAAATGCTAGAAATTTGCGCGCAAAAAGGCGTGCCGACGGGTGTTTATTATCCCGTACCGCTGCATTTGCAAGAGGTGTTTAAGGATCTTGGCTACAAGCTTGGGGATTTTGCCGTGAGCGAAGCGGTAGCGCAGGATATAATGGCGCTGCCAATGTCCGCGTTTGTAACCAAAGAGGAGCAAGACTATGTCATCGAGGTTATAAATAATGCTTAA
- a CDS encoding 3'-5' exonuclease, translated as MNQDFEALLAVIAKRNVAYADFVAETKQMNEYAELFDVRDVQMWRALGLDITRTAKNQIELKTRRRTIKDQIFCVVDIETSGGINSGQIIEIGALKLQNGEIIGKFETFVHAPYVPENISELTGITAEHLKNAPNLAFVMEKFKVFLGQSVFVAHNVRFDYGFIGATLEALGYGELLNHRLCTIDLARRTIASPKYGLGTLKEILGINNAHHRALSDAIAAAEIFKYSLQKLPSEVKTTEDLIEFSKSAKTMKQLKITMNEAGELAKLDAAAQADKFDDKENLGEVSEA; from the coding sequence TTGAATCAAGATTTCGAAGCTCTGCTAGCCGTCATCGCCAAGCGAAACGTAGCCTATGCCGACTTCGTCGCCGAAACCAAGCAAATGAACGAATACGCCGAGCTTTTCGACGTTCGCGACGTGCAAATGTGGCGCGCACTGGGACTTGACATAACCCGCACCGCAAAAAACCAAATCGAACTAAAAACGCGGCGCCGAACGATAAAAGATCAAATTTTTTGCGTCGTAGATATAGAAACCAGCGGCGGCATAAATAGCGGTCAGATCATCGAAATCGGCGCACTAAAACTGCAAAACGGCGAAATAATCGGCAAATTTGAGACCTTCGTGCACGCGCCCTACGTCCCGGAAAATATCAGCGAGCTAACGGGCATCACCGCAGAACACCTAAAAAACGCGCCGAATTTAGCCTTTGTTATGGAAAAATTTAAAGTTTTTTTAGGCCAAAGCGTTTTCGTCGCGCACAACGTCCGCTTTGATTACGGCTTTATCGGCGCGACACTGGAGGCGCTAGGATACGGCGAGCTGCTAAACCACAGACTCTGCACGATCGACTTAGCCCGCCGCACCATCGCCTCGCCAAAATACGGCCTGGGCACGCTAAAAGAGATTTTAGGCATAAATAACGCCCACCACAGAGCCCTAAGCGACGCTATCGCGGCGGCTGAAATTTTTAAATATTCACTGCAAAAGCTCCCGAGCGAGGTAAAAACGACTGAAGATTTAATAGAGTTTAGCAAATCGGCCAAGACGATGAAGCAACTAAAAATCACGATGAACGAAGCCGGCGAGCTCGCTAAACTGGACGCGGCGGCGCAGGCCGATAAATTTGACGATAAAGAAAATTTAGGCGAAGTAAGCGAAGCTTGA
- the cysK gene encoding cysteine synthase A: MIYENIVQTIGKTPIVRINSVHEEGMAEVYAKLEFFNPGGSVKDRIAANMILGMQKEGTLKKGDVIVEPTSGNTGIGAAMVGAALGYKVVLVMPETMSIERRKLQKAYGAELVLTEGAKGMKGAIEKANELVREKGYVMLSQFENKFNPQAHELTTAKEIMDDFGELDAFVVGVGTGGTLSGTARALKANGYKTKIIAVEPNDSAVISGEKPGPHKIQGIGAGFIPATLDTACIDEIERVDNDEAFEAARKLAKEDGILLGISGGAALAAAVKVAKRLGKGKKVLFIAPDNGERYLSTPLYEV, translated from the coding sequence ATGATATATGAAAACATCGTTCAAACCATCGGTAAAACGCCGATCGTAAGGATAAACAGCGTGCACGAAGAGGGCATGGCTGAAGTCTACGCAAAGCTTGAGTTTTTTAATCCGGGCGGCTCGGTAAAAGATAGAATCGCCGCAAATATGATCCTTGGTATGCAAAAAGAGGGCACGCTAAAAAAAGGCGACGTCATAGTGGAGCCGACTAGCGGCAACACCGGTATAGGCGCGGCTATGGTCGGCGCGGCGCTAGGATATAAGGTCGTACTAGTGATGCCGGAAACCATGAGTATAGAAAGACGCAAGCTGCAAAAGGCCTACGGAGCGGAGCTAGTGCTAACCGAGGGCGCAAAAGGTATGAAAGGCGCGATCGAAAAAGCAAACGAGCTCGTGCGCGAAAAAGGCTACGTGATGCTAAGCCAGTTTGAGAATAAATTTAACCCGCAGGCTCACGAGCTAACGACGGCAAAAGAGATCATGGATGACTTTGGGGAGCTTGACGCGTTTGTAGTGGGCGTAGGCACGGGCGGCACGCTAAGCGGCACTGCAAGAGCGCTAAAAGCAAACGGCTATAAAACCAAAATCATCGCCGTCGAGCCAAACGACTCTGCCGTGATCTCGGGCGAAAAACCCGGCCCGCACAAGATCCAAGGCATAGGAGCAGGCTTTATCCCGGCTACGCTCGATACGGCTTGCATCGACGAGATAGAGCGCGTGGATAACGATGAGGCCTTTGAGGCGGCTAGAAAGCTGGCTAAAGAGGATGGTATCTTGCTAGGTATCTCCGGAGGCGCGGCTCTGGCGGCTGCGGTAAAGGTCGCAAAGAGGCTGGGTAAAGGCAAAAAGGTGCTTTTCATAGCTCCGGATAACGGCGAGAGATATCTTAGTACTCCGCTTTACGAGGTGTGA
- a CDS encoding ATP-binding protein: MIDWNTTAAAIYRRKFGALKGVTDVDFTQLDGLVGIEKQKEELVENTRNFLEGKGANHAILWGARGCGKSSLVKAVFTKFYPESLRLIELKNDELEMIPEIIYEIRDSSFKFIIFCDDLSFEVGDRSYKFLKPVLEGSIEKAPKNVLVYATSNRRHLISELKSDNEGARVGETELHYSDAVEEKIALSDRFGLWLSFYQGSFADYLKIVDFYFKDFTGDRAMLHELAKQYAQLRASRSGRTARQFYLSYKDKI, encoded by the coding sequence ATGATAGACTGGAACACGACTGCCGCAGCGATTTATCGGCGCAAATTCGGCGCTTTAAAGGGCGTAACGGACGTTGATTTTACGCAGCTTGACGGGCTTGTCGGGATCGAAAAGCAAAAAGAAGAGCTCGTAGAAAATACGCGAAATTTTTTAGAAGGCAAGGGCGCGAATCACGCGATACTCTGGGGCGCGCGAGGCTGCGGTAAAAGTAGCCTGGTTAAGGCCGTTTTTACTAAATTTTACCCCGAGAGCTTGCGGCTTATAGAGCTAAAAAACGACGAGCTTGAGATGATACCCGAGATCATTTACGAGATCAGGGATAGTAGCTTTAAATTTATCATTTTTTGCGACGATCTTAGCTTTGAGGTGGGGGACAGGAGCTATAAATTTTTAAAACCCGTGCTTGAAGGCTCGATCGAAAAGGCGCCTAAAAACGTGCTCGTATACGCCACATCAAACCGCCGCCACCTGATCAGCGAGCTAAAAAGCGACAACGAAGGCGCAAGGGTCGGCGAGACGGAGCTGCACTATAGCGACGCGGTCGAGGAAAAAATCGCGCTAAGCGATAGATTCGGGCTTTGGCTCAGCTTTTATCAGGGCAGTTTTGCCGACTATCTAAAGATCGTGGATTTTTATTTTAAAGATTTCACGGGCGACAGAGCCATGCTTCACGAGCTAGCCAAACAATACGCCCAGCTTCGCGCGAGCCGCTCTGGACGCACCGCGAGGCAGTTTTATCTAAGCTATAAAGATAAAATTTGA
- a CDS encoding 3-methyladenine DNA glycosylase — protein MDSTQLFLVLKNAGVKADADGPLWWPGAGTFEVVVGAVLTQNTNWKNVDKALNNLKNANLMSLEGIVKTPAAKLALLIKPSGFYNTKAKRLKTLCEAIFKKFGDFENFKENASREWLLGVKGIGAETCDAVLCYACGREVMVVDSYALRILSFFGYEFESYEEAQEWLEAVDSERICEAYGRELEMNEIYAKFHGKIVEFCKAHFNGKKLDETGEEILKSIK, from the coding sequence ATGGATAGCACGCAGCTTTTTTTGGTGCTAAAAAACGCGGGCGTAAAAGCCGACGCGGACGGCCCTCTTTGGTGGCCGGGAGCCGGCACTTTTGAGGTTGTGGTAGGTGCGGTTCTCACGCAAAATACAAACTGGAAAAATGTAGATAAGGCGCTAAATAATCTAAAAAACGCAAATTTGATGAGCCTGGAAGGTATCGTAAAAACTCCCGCGGCCAAGCTTGCCCTACTCATAAAGCCAAGCGGCTTTTACAACACCAAGGCAAAACGCCTAAAAACGCTTTGCGAGGCGATTTTTAAAAAATTCGGAGATTTTGAAAATTTCAAAGAAAACGCGAGCCGCGAGTGGCTGCTAGGCGTCAAAGGCATCGGCGCGGAGACCTGCGACGCAGTGCTTTGCTACGCGTGCGGGCGCGAGGTGATGGTCGTAGATAGCTACGCTTTGCGGATTTTGAGCTTTTTTGGATATGAGTTTGAAAGCTACGAAGAGGCGCAGGAGTGGCTGGAGGCCGTAGATAGCGAGCGGATCTGCGAGGCGTACGGACGCGAGCTAGAGATGAATGAAATTTACGCCAAATTTCACGGCAAGATAGTGGAGTTTTGCAAGGCGCACTTTAACGGCAAAAAGCTGGACGAAACCGGCGAAGAGATACTAAAATCCATAAAATAG
- a CDS encoding TIGR00282 family metallophosphoesterase → MANLTRVGFVGDIVGRAGRSTVIQNLPKFKREFELDFIVANAENASGGFGLTATNAHELLDCGIDAITGGNHSFDKKDVVALMDTLPIIRPYNHFAGTAGRGAINLSKDGKSLSVVNLMGHYGLPHTNNAFLEAERALEECESENILIDFHAEATSEKNAFFRLFCGRVGAIAGTHTHVGTDDLQIVSGTAYVSDVGLSGAFDGVIGMDAEAPVKSFLTGLKHSFKVNEKCRRIFQMVVFEFDGGRCTDAFKVRVIDGVSEPLVQRAVKFA, encoded by the coding sequence ATGGCAAATTTAACTAGAGTAGGTTTTGTCGGCGACATCGTCGGACGCGCTGGACGAAGCACGGTTATACAAAATTTGCCCAAATTTAAGCGAGAATTTGAGCTTGACTTTATCGTCGCAAACGCCGAAAACGCGAGTGGCGGCTTTGGCCTTACCGCGACCAACGCGCACGAGCTGCTAGACTGCGGCATCGACGCGATCACGGGCGGCAACCACAGCTTTGATAAAAAAGACGTGGTCGCGCTGATGGACACCCTGCCTATCATCCGCCCGTATAATCACTTCGCGGGCACGGCCGGGCGCGGAGCGATAAATTTGAGCAAAGACGGCAAAAGTCTAAGCGTGGTAAATTTGATGGGGCACTACGGGCTGCCGCATACGAACAACGCCTTTTTAGAGGCCGAGCGCGCGCTAGAGGAGTGCGAGAGCGAAAATATCCTCATAGACTTTCACGCCGAGGCCACGAGCGAGAAAAACGCCTTTTTTAGGCTATTTTGCGGTCGAGTGGGAGCCATAGCCGGCACTCACACGCACGTGGGCACCGATGATTTGCAAATAGTTAGCGGCACCGCCTACGTGAGCGACGTCGGGCTTAGCGGGGCGTTTGACGGCGTCATCGGCATGGACGCAGAGGCGCCCGTGAAGAGCTTTTTAACGGGGCTTAAGCACTCGTTTAAAGTAAATGAAAAGTGCAGGCGAATCTTTCAAATGGTCGTGTTTGAATTTGACGGCGGGCGCTGCACGGATGCCTTTAAGGTCCGCGTGATAGACGGAGTTAGCGAGCCTTTGGTGCAGCGCGCGGTCAAATTTGCATAA